From the genome of Streptomyces sp. NBC_01304:
TGCAGCTGCGGGAAGTACAGGCCCGCGTGGTTGCCGCGCACCTGCTCGAAGGCCGCGAGGCCCGCGCGCGCCGCGTCGACGCTGCCCCAGGAGTTCGGGGCGTCGACGAGGAGGAAGATCCGCCGCTCCTGGCAGAGCCGCTGCGCCGCCGAGACGACTGTGATCGCGTCCTCGGTGTTCTCGTACGCCGCCAGCTCGGGCAGCACGAGGAGGTTGACGTCGTCCTCGCCGCGCAGCGCCTGGATGCCGGTCTTGCCGGCCTCGGAGCCGATGAGGTCGCGGGGACCCGGCGCCTCGCCGTCCTCGCCGCCCTCGAGCGGGAACACCGGCGGGTTGACCGAGCCTTCGAGGCCCAGGTCGTTGGCGCACTCGCCGAGGAACCGTACGACGTCCTCGGGGTCGGTGGAGCCCGCGACCACCTGGATGCGGCGGCCGAAGGCGGTGACCTCGGCGCCCGCGAAGGCGTGCTTGCCGGGGGCGTCGGGCAGGGCCCGCAGCTTGCGCTCCAGGAGCAGCGCGAGCTCGGCGACGTTGCACGGGGCCTCGCCGTCGCACTCGGGGTCGTACAGCGTGAACTCGCGCTCGACCTCGCCGATCTTGACCGTCAAGTCGACGGCCAGGTTGGGCAGTTCGTGCCCGAACGGCTTGGAGACGGTGCCCGAGGGGTCGGGCCGGCCCTCGCCGACGACGTCGACGCGGATCAGGCGGGAGCCCGCGTTGATGACGGTCGGGGCGTAACGGCCGTGCGAGGCGTCCATGGACAGGCCGGTGAAGGCCTCGCGGGCGCCGCCGCGGGCGTCGTAGACCCGCAGGTTGAACTCGTCGTCCGGGCACGGGGTGTCGTAGTCGACGGCGACGCGCAGCCCGTTGCCCCAGTGGCCGGGCTCCTTGGCGTGCACTTCGAGGACCGGGCACTCGCTGTGGCCCTCGGTGGACTCCAGGGTGACGCAGGCGGCCTTGCCGCTGCCCGCCTTGGTGACGCGGACGATCACGGCGACCGTGCCGCCGTTGCCGAAGAACTGGTGCACCGCGTAGCCGACGGCACTTTGCGAGCTCAGGCCGCCGAAGCGGCGCTCGAACTCGGTGAAGCTGGTGACCCGCACCGGTTCGTTCAGCGGGCCGCGCCGGGTGTGACCCACGAACGCGGTCACCGAGGTGGTGACGGTCGAGATGGTACGGACACTGCTGGGAAGCTCTTCGACGTATACGCCGGGATATGTCGGCTTGGCGGCGCTCACTGCATTCGTCGGCATTCCCCCTCCTATCCCTTCTCAGGCACCTGGTGAAGGCACCAAGAGACGGCAGAGGGAGGCGCTCAAGAAAGGCGCGCATGGCGGACCGCGCGCAGGGCGCGTCAGGTCATGCACGCCTCATCAGTTTCCCCCGTCAGTGCCCGGGCGGTTGGCCGCCCGGACCAAGCAATGCGCTTGTGACTCCTGATGCGTAAGTGCTCAACGAAGTATTAGTTGCGGGTGAGTTGAGGAACAAGGCATCTTCCGGTCACGTCAGGAGGAGGTCGTGTGAAGAGGAAAATCAGCATCTTCACCTGACCTGGAGCAACCCCCGCCGTCTCAAGGCGTGGACGCTTTTCGGCCACGCGTTCGGTCACCGGTCCGGCCACGATCAATTCGGGTGACCGGCCTGACGCGCCCTGTTACCGTGGAGGGCATGAAGGTCATCCATCGCAGCCACGCAGCAGCCGCACGAGCTACCAGCTCGCCGGCCGCCGCTGCCTGACCTTCTCCACTCCCCCGGCGACCGGAAACGGCCGCCGGTTCGTCGTTCGACGACTCTTCGCAGTTCAGCGCCCCTCCGCAGGGGCCTGTGCGCGGTGGCTCTTTCCGGTTCCCCCGAACCGAACCCGAAGGATCCCACCGCCATGAACCCCATGAGCACCCTGACCACCGAGCAGACCCTGAGCACGTTCCTCGACTTCTACCGCGACCAGGGGCACCACCGCATCACGGGCAGCTCCCTCATCCCGCCGCCCGGCGACCCGGTGCTCTTCACCACGGCGGGCATGCACCCGCTGACGCCGTACCTGGAGGGCCGCCCGCATCCGCTGGGCCGCCGGCTCGTCAACGTACAGCGCTGTCTGCGCACCAGCGATCTCGACGAGGTCGGCGACCCCACCCATCTGACCGTCTTCCAGATGCTCGGCTCCTGGTCGCTCGGCGACTACGACGGCCCGCAGAGCCTGCGCTGGGGCCACCGGCTGCTGCGCGAGGGCTTCGGGATCGAGCAGGACCGGCTGTACGTCACCGTCTTCGGCGGCGACGACCAGGTCGGCCCCGACGAACGGTCCCTGGAGACCTGGACCGACCTCGGCGTCCCGGTGGAGCTCACCCGGGAGGACAACTGGTGGTCCAACGGCCCCACCGGCCCCTGCGGACCCGACTCGGAGATCTTCCTGTGGACCGGCGAGGGCCCGCCGCAGTCCACGCCGACCACCGATCCGCGCTGGGTCGAGGTGTGGAACCACGTGATGATGCGCTACCGGCGCCACGAGGACGGCAGCCTCGAAACGCTGCGCCAGTCGGGCATCGACACGGGCATGGGCCTGGAACGCCTGGTCAGCGTCCTGCAGGGCAAGAGCTCGGTCTTCGAGAGCGATCTCTTCGAACCGTGGATGCGGACCCTGCCCGGGCTCTGGTCCCTGGACGAGACCTCGCTGCGCGTGGTCTGCGACCATCTGCGTTCCGGCATCACGGTCGTCGGCGACGGCGTCCGGCCGTCCAACACGGGACGCGGCTATGTGCTGCGCCGCCTGGTCCGGCGCCTGTTGACGCTGCTCTGGCGAGGCGATCCGTCGCGCACGCTGACCGACCTGCCCCGGGAGCTCGTCGAGCACACCCTGGACCACTTCCGTCAGTCGTGCGAGGTCGGTGACGTACGCGACGTACTGGACGTGCTCGGCGGCGAGGAGCAGCGCTTCCGGAAGCTCCTGGAGCGCGGCCGCCTCGTCCTGTCGCGGCACGGGTACGACGGCTCCCTGGGCCAGGACGACTACGACTATCTGCACCAGACGCACGGCCTGCCGCGCGAGCTCGTCGACGGGCTGCTCACCGAGACGGGGTGAGCGGCCCGCACGCGTCGGCCGTCCGTGGTCAGCCCTGCCAGCTGCACGGGGACCGGAACCCCGCGGTGCGCTCCAGGCGGCGCCAGCCGGCCTTGGCCCGCGCCCGGCGGCCCCGGGCAGGTGCGTGGTGCGCGGCAGCCCGGGCGAGGAGAGCCGCAGTGAGGGCGGCGACCTCCTCGGGCTCCGCGTGTCCCTTCTCCACACGTACGAAGGTCGGGCTCATCCCGGCCACCTCCTATTGGGGCGGGTTGCCGTGCTTGCGCACGGGCAGGTCAGCGTGTTTGTTGCGGAGCATGGCCAGGGACGAGATCAGCACGTCCCGGGTCTCGGCGGGGTCGATGACGTCGTCGACGAGGCCGCGTTCGGCCGCGTAGTACGGGTGCATCAGTTCGGCCTTGTACTCCTTGACCATGCGGGCCCGCATGGCGTCGGGGTCGGTGGCCTCGGCGATCTGGCGGCGGAAGATGACGTTGGCAGCGCCCTCGGCGCCCATGACGGCGATCTCGTTGGTGGGCCAGGCGTAGGTGAGGTCCGCGCCGATGGACTGGGAGTCCATGACGATGTACGCACCCCCATACGCCTTGCGGAGAATCAGGGAGATCCTCGGGACGGTGGCGTTGCAGTAGGCGTAGAGGAGCTTGGCGCCGTGGCGGATGATCCCGCCGTGTTCCTGGTCGACGCCGGGCAGGAAGCCGGGGACGTCCAGGAGAGTGACGAGGGGGATGTTGAACGCGTCGCACATCTGCACAAAGCGGGCCGCCTTCTCGGAGGCTTCGATGTCCAGCACGCCTGCCAGGGCCTGGGGTTGGTTGGCGACGATCCCGACGACCTCACCGTCGAGCCGGGCCAGGGCGCACACGATGTTGCGCGCCCAGCGCTCATGGATCTCCAAGTACTCGCCGTCATCGACGAGTTCGGCCATGACCTTGTGCATGTCGTACGCGGCGCTCGGGTCGGACGGGACCAGGTCGCGCAGCAAGGGGGTGGGGCGGTCCGGCCGGTCGTCGCCCGGGAAGCCAGGAGGCATCTCGCGACTGTTGGAGGGGAGCATCGTCAGGAGGTAGCGGACCTCGGCGATGCAGGTCTCTTCGTCGTCGTACGCGAAGTGCGCGACGCCCGAGGTCTCGGCGTGCACGTCCGCGCCACCGAGCCCGTTCTGCGTGATCTCCTCACCCGTCACGGCCTTCACCACATCGGGACCCGTGATGAACATCTGCGAGGTCTCACGCACCATGAACACGAAATCCGTCAAGGCGGGCGAGTACGCCGCGCCGCCCGCACACGGACCGAGCATGACGCTGATCTGCGGGATCACCCCGGACGCCCGGGTGTTGCGCTGGAAGATCCCGCCATAACCGGCCAGCGCGGAAACACCCTCCTGGATACGGGCGCCGGCACCGTCGTTCAGCGACACCAACGGCGCACCCGCCGCGATCGCCATGTCCATAATCTTGTGGATCTTCGTGGCATGGGCCTCGCCCAACGCACCACCAAAGATCCGGAAGTCATGCGCGTACACGAAGACCGTGTGGCCCTCGACCGTCCCCCAACCCGTGATCACACCATCGGTGTACGGCTTCTTGCTCTCCAGGCCAAAACCCGTCGCCCGATGCCGACGTAACTGCTCGACCTCCCTGAACGAGCCCTGATCCAGCAGCAGTTCAATCCGCTCACGCGCCGTCAGCTTGCCTTTGGCGTGCTGCGTCTCCGTCGCCTTCTCGCCGGGCCCGGCCAAGGCGAGCTCACGGATCTCGTGCAGTTCGGCGACCGGGCCGGGGCGGGTGCTTGGTTCAGTGCGGGTCATGGAGGTCCTTGAGTGCGGGGTAGCAGGCGGCCGCGGCGAGTTCGGGCCGGAGGCGGACGTGGCTGGCGCCCGTGCGGAGGTCGCGCCAGACCTGCTGCACGGGATGGCCGTCGGCGTAGGCGCGCGTGCCCATCGCCTCGATGAGGCGGTCGACGGCGGACTTGGCGAGTTCGGCGGCGCGGGCGCAGTCCCACAGGGACCAGGTCTGCCAGTCGGGCCGCTCGCCCGCGGGATGGGCGTCGGCGTTGGCCGCGACGCGGGTGAGCAGGCTCAGGGCGAGCCTGGTGTCGCCCGCCGCGCGGACCAGTTCGACGCTCGGCGGGAGTT
Proteins encoded in this window:
- a CDS encoding acyl-CoA carboxylase subunit beta, whose amino-acid sequence is MTRTEPSTRPGPVAELHEIRELALAGPGEKATETQHAKGKLTARERIELLLDQGSFREVEQLRRHRATGFGLESKKPYTDGVITGWGTVEGHTVFVYAHDFRIFGGALGEAHATKIHKIMDMAIAAGAPLVSLNDGAGARIQEGVSALAGYGGIFQRNTRASGVIPQISVMLGPCAGGAAYSPALTDFVFMVRETSQMFITGPDVVKAVTGEEITQNGLGGADVHAETSGVAHFAYDDEETCIAEVRYLLTMLPSNSREMPPGFPGDDRPDRPTPLLRDLVPSDPSAAYDMHKVMAELVDDGEYLEIHERWARNIVCALARLDGEVVGIVANQPQALAGVLDIEASEKAARFVQMCDAFNIPLVTLLDVPGFLPGVDQEHGGIIRHGAKLLYAYCNATVPRISLILRKAYGGAYIVMDSQSIGADLTYAWPTNEIAVMGAEGAANVIFRRQIAEATDPDAMRARMVKEYKAELMHPYYAAERGLVDDVIDPAETRDVLISSLAMLRNKHADLPVRKHGNPPQ
- a CDS encoding alanine--tRNA ligase-related protein — its product is MNPMSTLTTEQTLSTFLDFYRDQGHHRITGSSLIPPPGDPVLFTTAGMHPLTPYLEGRPHPLGRRLVNVQRCLRTSDLDEVGDPTHLTVFQMLGSWSLGDYDGPQSLRWGHRLLREGFGIEQDRLYVTVFGGDDQVGPDERSLETWTDLGVPVELTREDNWWSNGPTGPCGPDSEIFLWTGEGPPQSTPTTDPRWVEVWNHVMMRYRRHEDGSLETLRQSGIDTGMGLERLVSVLQGKSSVFESDLFEPWMRTLPGLWSLDETSLRVVCDHLRSGITVVGDGVRPSNTGRGYVLRRLVRRLLTLLWRGDPSRTLTDLPRELVEHTLDHFRQSCEVGDVRDVLDVLGGEEQRFRKLLERGRLVLSRHGYDGSLGQDDYDYLHQTHGLPRELVDGLLTETG
- a CDS encoding acyl-CoA carboxylase epsilon subunit encodes the protein MSPTFVRVEKGHAEPEEVAALTAALLARAAAHHAPARGRRARAKAGWRRLERTAGFRSPCSWQG
- a CDS encoding phage tail sheath family protein, yielding MPTNAVSAAKPTYPGVYVEELPSSVRTISTVTTSVTAFVGHTRRGPLNEPVRVTSFTEFERRFGGLSSQSAVGYAVHQFFGNGGTVAVIVRVTKAGSGKAACVTLESTEGHSECPVLEVHAKEPGHWGNGLRVAVDYDTPCPDDEFNLRVYDARGGAREAFTGLSMDASHGRYAPTVINAGSRLIRVDVVGEGRPDPSGTVSKPFGHELPNLAVDLTVKIGEVEREFTLYDPECDGEAPCNVAELALLLERKLRALPDAPGKHAFAGAEVTAFGRRIQVVAGSTDPEDVVRFLGECANDLGLEGSVNPPVFPLEGGEDGEAPGPRDLIGSEAGKTGIQALRGEDDVNLLVLPELAAYENTEDAITVVSAAQRLCQERRIFLLVDAPNSWGSVDAARAGLAAFEQVRGNHAGLYFPQLQLTDPLTGRLRSFPPSGAVAGVFARTDAERGVWKAPAGTEARLAGVHSLAVKLTDRESGLLNPLGVNCLRTFPMVGPTVWGARTLEGSDALDSEWKYVPVRRLALHVEESLQRGLQWVVFEPNDENLWQQIRLSASSYLHNLFRQGAFKGGTPREAYFVKCDHDTTTDEDIANGVVNVLVGIAPVKPAEFVIVKIQQTSGQFEL